In Methyloceanibacter stevinii, the sequence TGCGGCAAGAAAGTCGTGCCGGATAAAATCAAGCAGCGTGCGGGCTGGAGCGCGATCCCGGCCGTGCGGAACAACCGCATCGTTGAAATCAAATCGCCGCTCATTCTCCAGCCTGGCCCCGCGGCGCTGACGGACGGCCTCGATGCCATACTCGCCGCGCTGGGTAACGGCAACAGCACCACTGCGCCGGTAGCGAGGCCAGGTCTATAAATGAAGCGAAAAGTTCTCGTCATCGGGATCGGCGCGGGGAACCCCGACCACCTGACCGTGCAGGCCATCGATGCGCTGAATCGGGCCAGCGTTTTTTTCATTCCCGACAAGGGCGCCGAGAAGAGCGACCTCGCGCAGCTCAGACGCGAGATTATCGAACGCTTCGTTACGCGCACGAACTATCAGGTCGTCGGCTTCGACAACCCGGTTCGTGATAGCGCGACCCCGAGCTACCGCCAAGGCGTCAGCGACTGGCACGACGCGGTGGAAGACGTCTACAAAACCTTGTTGGCGGAGAGACTGAACGACGGCGAGTGCGGCGCCTTTCTCGCTTGGGGGGACCCTGGCCTCTATGACAGCATCCTGCGCATCTTGGAGAGGATTCGCGCGCGGGGTGATATCGAGCTCGAATATGAGGTCGTTCCCGGGATCAGCAGCGTCCAGGCCTTGGCTGCGGCCCACAGGATTCCCATCAACCGTATTGGCGAATCCATCATGATCACCACCGGGCGCAAACTGAAAGAGGGCTTTCCCGAGAATGCGGACAGCGTCATCGTGATGCTCGATGGCCAAGCTGCCTTCAAGAACGTCGACGGCGATATGGAAATCTTCTGGGGCGCCTATATCGGCACCCCCGACGAGATCCTCGTTTCC encodes:
- the cobF gene encoding precorrin-6A synthase (deacetylating); amino-acid sequence: MKRKVLVIGIGAGNPDHLTVQAIDALNRASVFFIPDKGAEKSDLAQLRREIIERFVTRTNYQVVGFDNPVRDSATPSYRQGVSDWHDAVEDVYKTLLAERLNDGECGAFLAWGDPGLYDSILRILERIRARGDIELEYEVVPGISSVQALAAAHRIPINRIGESIMITTGRKLKEGFPENADSVIVMLDGQAAFKNVDGDMEIFWGAYIGTPDEILVSGKLSDVLDEIERVRHEARSKKGWIMDTYLLRKPQAR